In Rhodanobacteraceae bacterium, a single genomic region encodes these proteins:
- a CDS encoding DUF1003 domain-containing protein: MACTPELLADVELFEHLDDEERTRLAQFIDGRELAAGTELFRAGQPGEAMYVIKRGEIELYIKDRAGQKIALATAGPGQVFGEMALLDHGPRTATACALTDCQLLALNRESLLRLFQTTPKAALSLLAAMSHMTRKADELLRSRVSRNANVEAEENLTLFQRASDAISAFSGSFAFLLLNATWFAVWIGINTLPLGIPAFDPYPFGLLTMIVSLEAIFLSCFVLISQTRQSAKDRVRSDIEYEVNVKAELEVAHLHEKTDQIYTHMLERFAHLERRLERMSGAGDRAG, encoded by the coding sequence ATGGCCTGCACCCCGGAACTGCTGGCGGATGTGGAACTGTTCGAGCACCTCGACGACGAGGAGCGGACGCGCCTGGCGCAGTTCATCGACGGGCGCGAACTTGCTGCCGGCACCGAGTTGTTCCGCGCTGGCCAGCCGGGCGAGGCGATGTACGTGATCAAGCGCGGCGAGATCGAGCTCTACATCAAGGACCGCGCCGGACAGAAGATCGCGCTGGCAACCGCTGGCCCGGGCCAGGTGTTTGGCGAGATGGCTCTGCTGGACCACGGTCCGCGCACCGCCACCGCCTGCGCGCTGACCGACTGCCAACTCCTGGCGCTGAACCGCGAAAGCCTGCTCCGCTTGTTCCAGACCACGCCCAAGGCCGCGCTCAGCCTGCTCGCGGCGATGAGCCACATGACGCGCAAGGCCGACGAGTTGCTGCGCTCGCGCGTCTCGCGCAATGCCAACGTGGAGGCCGAGGAGAACCTGACGCTGTTCCAGCGGGCCTCCGATGCGATCAGCGCCTTCAGCGGCAGCTTCGCCTTCCTGCTGCTCAACGCGACATGGTTCGCCGTGTGGATCGGCATCAATACCCTGCCGCTCGGCATCCCGGCCTTCGATCCTTATCCCTTCGGCCTGCTGACGATGATCGTTTCGCTGGAGGCCATTTTCCTGTCTTGCTTCGTGCTGATCAGCCAGACCCGCCAGAGCGCGAAGGACCGTGTGCGCTCCGACATCGAGTACGAGGTCAACGTCAAGGCCGAGCTCGAAGTGGCGCACCTGCACGAAAAGACCGACCAGATCTACACCCACATGCTGGAGAGGTTCGCGCATCTGGAGCGGAGGCTGGAGCGAATGAGCGGCGCCGGGGACCGCGCGGGTTGA
- the gspD gene encoding type II secretion system secretin GspD codes for MLSLALAATPALAQSPAYDAGEPAPALPGQQVLNLKDADINSFIGLVSEATGKNFVVDPRVTGKVTVISQSPLGEDELYEVFLSVLRVNGFAAVPAGKIVKIVPEQAAGQDGGIDSGNSDALVTRIITLKHVTPADMSQALRPLLPQGANLIPHPSSSSLIITDRAGNVARIESIIQRLDKASESEIDVVPLTHANASEVVRTLVALQPANDAAGNKIAADERTNSVLIAGDKGRRLRLRALVTNLDTPLGEGDSTQVVYIRYADAEQLVPILEASLQSLLGQDAATAGKEGQTTSFIRAHKDTNALVITAPPAVTRELRNVIRQLDIRRAQVLIEVIVAEVNDQTARELGIQWQATDDDFTDRGFIGGTNFPGSSGNGGIFGVAQNPGLLAGASGLNIGYILGTAQLPGSDTEFIRIGALAKALTGDSSTNVLSTPSTITLDHQEAILSVGQEVPFLTGQYASTGTTTSGRRRLAGNQAGVVNPFQTIDRKEVGLKLRVTPHINEGDAVIMDIDLEASSLAPNTAGAVDLITNTRKLTTRALVPDGGLLVLGGLTSEELRESVQKVPGLGSIPVLGNLFKNRSTTKERRNLLVFLKPTIARDGITEAAISSEKYNYIRSEQLRAREQSDGLLGEEHMPVLPEYEDFLKQGVPAEPPKH; via the coding sequence ATGCTATCGCTGGCCCTTGCCGCAACGCCCGCACTTGCCCAGTCACCGGCCTACGATGCCGGCGAGCCGGCGCCTGCGCTGCCCGGCCAGCAGGTGCTGAACCTCAAGGACGCGGACATCAACAGCTTCATCGGGCTGGTGTCGGAAGCCACCGGCAAGAACTTCGTGGTCGACCCGCGGGTCACCGGCAAGGTCACGGTGATCTCGCAGTCGCCGCTCGGCGAGGACGAGTTGTACGAGGTGTTCCTGTCGGTGCTGCGGGTCAATGGCTTTGCCGCGGTGCCGGCGGGCAAGATCGTCAAGATCGTGCCGGAGCAGGCGGCCGGGCAGGATGGCGGGATCGACTCGGGCAACAGCGACGCGCTGGTCACCCGCATCATCACGCTCAAGCACGTGACCCCGGCGGACATGTCGCAGGCGCTGCGCCCGCTGCTGCCGCAGGGCGCCAACCTGATCCCGCATCCCTCCTCCTCCAGCCTGATCATCACCGACCGCGCCGGCAACGTGGCGCGCATCGAATCGATCATCCAGCGCCTGGACAAGGCCAGCGAGAGCGAGATCGACGTGGTGCCGCTGACCCATGCGAACGCGTCCGAGGTGGTGCGCACGCTGGTCGCGCTGCAGCCGGCCAACGACGCCGCCGGCAACAAGATCGCCGCCGACGAGCGCACCAACTCGGTGCTGATCGCGGGCGACAAGGGCCGCCGGCTGCGCCTGCGCGCGCTGGTGACCAACCTCGATACGCCGCTCGGCGAGGGCGACTCCACCCAGGTGGTCTACATCCGCTATGCCGATGCCGAGCAACTGGTGCCGATCCTCGAAGCCTCGCTGCAGAGCCTGCTCGGGCAGGACGCGGCGACCGCCGGCAAGGAAGGCCAGACCACCAGCTTCATCCGCGCGCACAAGGACACCAATGCGCTGGTGATCACCGCGCCGCCGGCGGTCACGCGCGAGTTGCGCAACGTGATCCGCCAGCTCGACATCCGCCGCGCCCAGGTGCTGATCGAGGTGATCGTCGCCGAGGTCAACGACCAGACCGCGCGCGAGCTCGGCATCCAGTGGCAGGCCACCGACGACGATTTCACCGACCGCGGCTTCATCGGCGGCACCAATTTCCCGGGGTCCAGCGGTAATGGCGGCATTTTCGGCGTAGCCCAGAACCCCGGGCTGCTGGCCGGCGCCAGCGGCCTCAACATCGGCTACATCCTCGGCACGGCGCAATTGCCGGGCAGCGACACCGAATTCATCCGCATCGGCGCGCTGGCCAAGGCGCTGACTGGCGACTCCAGCACCAACGTGCTGTCGACCCCGTCGACGATCACCCTGGATCACCAGGAAGCGATCCTCAGCGTCGGCCAGGAAGTGCCATTCCTGACCGGCCAGTACGCGTCTACCGGCACCACCACCTCGGGGCGGCGGCGGCTCGCGGGCAACCAGGCCGGCGTGGTCAACCCGTTCCAGACCATCGACCGCAAGGAAGTGGGCCTGAAGCTGCGCGTCACCCCGCACATCAACGAGGGCGACGCGGTGATCATGGACATCGACCTGGAAGCCTCCAGCCTGGCGCCGAACACCGCCGGCGCAGTGGACCTGATCACCAACACGCGCAAGCTGACCACCCGCGCGCTGGTGCCCGACGGCGGCCTGCTGGTGCTCGGCGGCCTGACCAGCGAGGAGTTGCGCGAATCGGTGCAGAAGGTACCGGGTCTGGGTTCGATCCCGGTGCTCGGGAATCTGTTCAAGAACCGCAGCACCACCAAGGAGCGCCGCAACCTGCTGGTCTTCCTCAAGCCCACCATCGCGCGCGACGGCATCACCGAGGCGGCGATCAGCAGCGAGAAGTACAACTACATCCGCAGCGAACAGCTCCGCGCGCGCGAGCAGAGCGACGGCCTGCTCGGCGAGGAACACATGCCGGTGCTGCCGGAGTACGAGGACTTCCTCAAGCAGGGGGTGCCGGCGGAGCCGCCGAAGCACTAG
- a CDS encoding PDZ domain-containing protein, with protein MSAAASLPRLTQSRWLPALAIALSLLWMAQSLTRLLWQWLAPAEDIEVVDAPVAAQAPLLQSLPLGQFHLFGTSVDPASGAYADAPDTALNLTLKGTNSNHEQRLARAVIADEQQAEKVYKVGDTFPNGVRVEAIYPDRVVLNAAGRIEVLRLRQLQGGGVRGGNGAAPAPSVATPGASGLVGLNEMAPSAPGSVNPMVAAAPIDWEAVRQQAIADPGSIAKAFSVLPVMVDGKLAGVRVSSNTYGEQLAQAGLKPEDVVTAVNGRKLDSIESGYAALESLKTAGSVTLTVSRDGAEKTLPAIRMPQ; from the coding sequence ATGAGCGCCGCCGCCAGCCTGCCACGCCTGACCCAGAGCCGGTGGTTGCCGGCACTGGCGATCGCGTTGTCGCTGCTGTGGATGGCGCAGAGCCTGACCCGGCTGCTGTGGCAATGGCTGGCGCCGGCGGAGGACATCGAGGTGGTCGATGCGCCGGTGGCGGCCCAGGCGCCGCTGCTGCAGAGCCTGCCACTCGGCCAGTTCCATCTGTTCGGCACCTCGGTGGATCCGGCCAGCGGCGCCTACGCCGATGCGCCGGACACGGCGCTGAACCTGACGCTCAAGGGCACCAATTCGAACCACGAGCAGCGCCTGGCGCGCGCGGTGATCGCCGACGAGCAGCAGGCGGAGAAGGTCTACAAGGTGGGCGACACCTTCCCCAACGGCGTGCGCGTCGAGGCGATCTACCCGGACCGCGTGGTGCTGAATGCCGCCGGGCGCATCGAGGTGCTGCGCCTGCGTCAGCTGCAGGGCGGCGGCGTGCGCGGCGGCAATGGCGCAGCGCCCGCACCATCGGTCGCCACGCCCGGCGCCTCCGGGCTGGTCGGCCTGAACGAGATGGCGCCCTCGGCCCCGGGCAGCGTCAACCCGATGGTCGCAGCTGCGCCGATCGACTGGGAAGCGGTGCGCCAGCAGGCGATCGCCGATCCCGGCAGCATCGCCAAGGCCTTCAGCGTGCTGCCGGTGATGGTCGACGGCAAGCTCGCCGGCGTGCGCGTCAGCTCCAACACCTACGGCGAGCAGCTCGCCCAGGCGGGCCTCAAGCCCGAAGACGTCGTCACCGCGGTCAACGGCCGCAAGCTCGACAGCATCGAGTCCGGCTACGCCGCACTCGAATCCCTCAAGACCGCCGGCTCGGTGACCCTCACGGTCAGCCGCGACGGTGCCGAAAAGACGCTTCCTGCGATACGGATGCCGCAATGA
- a CDS encoding DEAD/DEAH box helicase, with translation MTERTLTDLDFDSFGLHPSLSQGLHQAGFTRLTPIQALTLPETLQHHDVAGQAQTGTGKTAAFLVTLMQRLLTTEAKPDRRIQDPRSVILAPTRELAIQIHKDAMQLGGLTGLRIGLVYGGVDYEKQRAQFAEGCDVLIGTPGRLMDYLKQHVFSLRSVEVVVLDEADRMFDLGFIKDIRYLLRKMPPPGERQGLLFSATLSHRVLELAYEHMNEPKTLKVETDSVTTARVSQRVYFPASDEKLPLLIGLLSRMDAPRTIIFVNTKAAAEQVHLRLEKHGWPSAILSGDVPQQKRQSLLGRFQRSEVAILVATDVAARGLHIPDVSHVFNYDLPQDCEDYVHRIGRTARFGASGDAISFACERYAISLPDIETYIGQRIPVEPITNDLLADVAPLRISRSRDGGGKGRGGPGRGGPGGGRRDGGRSGGGSSGSGGRRGGGGGGRGPRPPRSEGSADAAATPAAAPPPAASGEG, from the coding sequence ATGACCGAGCGCACACTCACAGATCTCGATTTCGACAGTTTCGGGCTGCACCCGAGCCTGTCCCAGGGCCTGCACCAGGCAGGTTTCACCCGACTCACCCCGATCCAGGCGCTGACCCTGCCTGAGACCCTGCAGCATCACGATGTCGCCGGCCAGGCGCAGACCGGCACCGGCAAGACCGCTGCCTTCCTGGTCACCCTGATGCAGCGGCTGCTGACCACCGAGGCCAAGCCCGACCGCCGGATCCAGGATCCGCGCTCGGTGATCCTCGCCCCCACCCGTGAACTGGCGATCCAGATCCACAAGGACGCGATGCAGCTGGGTGGCCTGACCGGCTTGCGCATCGGCCTGGTCTATGGCGGCGTCGACTACGAGAAGCAGCGCGCCCAGTTCGCCGAAGGCTGCGATGTGCTGATCGGCACGCCGGGCCGGCTGATGGACTACCTCAAGCAGCACGTGTTCAGCCTGCGCTCGGTGGAGGTGGTGGTGCTGGACGAGGCCGATCGCATGTTCGACCTCGGCTTCATCAAGGACATCCGCTACCTGCTGCGCAAGATGCCGCCGCCGGGCGAGCGCCAGGGCCTGCTGTTCTCGGCGACGCTGTCGCACCGCGTGCTGGAACTCGCCTACGAGCACATGAACGAACCGAAGACGCTCAAGGTGGAGACCGACTCGGTCACCACCGCGCGCGTCTCGCAGCGGGTCTATTTCCCCGCCAGCGACGAGAAACTGCCACTGCTGATCGGCCTGCTGTCGCGGATGGACGCGCCGCGCACGATCATCTTCGTCAACACCAAGGCGGCCGCCGAGCAGGTGCACCTGCGCCTGGAGAAGCACGGCTGGCCGAGCGCGATCCTCTCCGGCGACGTGCCGCAGCAGAAGCGCCAGTCGCTGCTCGGGCGCTTCCAGCGCAGCGAGGTGGCGATCCTGGTCGCCACCGATGTCGCCGCGCGCGGGCTGCACATCCCCGACGTCAGCCACGTGTTCAACTACGATCTGCCGCAGGATTGCGAGGACTACGTGCATCGCATCGGCCGTACTGCGCGCTTCGGCGCCAGCGGCGATGCGATCAGCTTCGCCTGCGAGCGCTACGCGATCAGCCTGCCGGATATCGAGACCTACATCGGCCAGCGCATCCCGGTGGAACCGATCACCAACGATTTGCTCGCCGATGTCGCCCCGCTGCGCATCAGTCGCTCGCGCGACGGTGGCGGCAAGGGCCGTGGCGGCCCCGGTCGCGGCGGTCCGGGCGGCGGTCGCCGTGATGGCGGGCGCAGCGGCGGTGGCAGCAGCGGTAGCGGTGGACGTCGCGGTGGTGGCGGCGGTGGCCGCGGCCCGCGCCCGCCGCGCAGCGAAGGCAGCGCCGACGCAGCCGCCACGCCAGCGGCCGCGCCGCCGCCGGCCGCATCCGGCGAAGGCTGA
- the trxA gene encoding thioredoxin, whose protein sequence is MSDAISQLGSSDFEASVLKSETPVLVDFWAEWCEPCKRMEPLLKELAGELSGKLKVAKVNVEAHPAIANQFRVRGLPTFMLFKNGQVHSTQIGAISKSQLAQFVAKAI, encoded by the coding sequence GTGAGCGACGCGATTTCCCAACTCGGCAGCAGCGATTTCGAAGCCTCGGTCCTGAAGTCCGAGACGCCCGTGCTGGTCGATTTCTGGGCCGAATGGTGCGAGCCCTGCAAACGCATGGAACCGCTGCTCAAGGAACTCGCCGGCGAACTCTCCGGCAAGCTGAAGGTGGCCAAGGTCAACGTCGAGGCGCACCCGGCCATCGCCAATCAGTTCCGCGTCCGCGGGCTGCCCACCTTCATGCTGTTCAAGAACGGCCAGGTGCATTCCACCCAGATCGGCGCGATCAGCAAGAGCCAGCTGGCGCAGTTTGTCGCCAAGGCGATCTGA